A single genomic interval of Zingiber officinale cultivar Zhangliang chromosome 4A, Zo_v1.1, whole genome shotgun sequence harbors:
- the LOC121972625 gene encoding probable terpene synthase 9 has product MDFATEQLKGFMEEGSVPEAGGLREQVAHALQIPLNWRLERVQHRWFIEACSGDDTVNPLFLEFAKLDLNLVQDMYKSELRDLSRWWSALGLAEKLPFFRDRLLENYLWAFGFTYEPESWRCRMIQTKSICLITLIDDIYDVYGTLDELQLFH; this is encoded by the exons ATGGATTTCGCGACCGAGCAGCTGAAAGGATTCATGGAGGAGGGATCTGTTCCTGAGGCTGGCGGTCTCAGAGAGCAGGTGGCCCATGCGCTGCAGATTCCACTGAATTGGCGGCTGGAGAGGGTGCAGCACAGGTGGTTCATTGAAGCATGCAGTGGCGACGACACCGTCAACCCTCTCTTTCTGGAGTTTGCTAAGCTCGACTTGAATCTGGTTCAGGACATGTACAAGAGTGAACTCAGAGACCTCTCCAG ATGGTGGTCGGCGCTCGGGCTTGCAGAGAAGCTGCCATTTTTCAGAGACCGATTACTTGAAAACTATCTGTGGGCATTTGGTTTCACTTATGAACCAGAAAGTTGGAGATGCAGAATGATCCAAACAAAGTCCATCTGCTTGATTACATTGATTGATGATATTTACGATGTCTATGGAACCTTGGATGAACTCCAGCTCTTTCACTGA